TTATAAAAAACGTGCGGATTATTCGTCCGCGTTTGTCGAGAGGAGGTTCCTTCAAAAGTCCGTTTTCATAGCAGAAGCGCAGGACGACGGCGTTATCGTCGTAAAAATCTTCCAGTACGGCCGCTCCGGCGCTCACGGCAGCCATGTCGTAGACGTACTCCTTCCAGCTCAGCGTTTCAAGTTTCGTCAGCCGCAGCGCCTCCTTTGCCTTGTCAAGCGGCACTGGCAGCATTCTGTGGAGCGCCTCGCTTGAATAGCCGCGGTAGACCGGCTCTGGACGGCCCAGCAGCTCCGCCGCCGCCTCCGTATAGACGAGGCACAGCTCGCCGCCGAAGAGCCCGCCGATAAAATCTCCGTTGCAGTACATCATGAAGTTTCCGTTCTTTGCCGGTGAGAACGAGATGCTGCATCCGGGGGCGTCGATAAGCGCGGAAACTTCCTTAATAAGCGCCAGCGACTCTTCGGCGCGAGTGCGTCTCTCTGCCATTTTCTACTTCACCGGAATTCGTTTTGCGGCGTTCTCGATTACGTTCTGGATATGCTTCGTCAGAGACGGGGCTTCGCTGAAGAGGTCCGCGCCGGTGTTCGCCGACACCGTCTCGCCGTAGATGAGGCGCCCGTCCTTCGCCGCGCGCAGCTCAACCTTGACCGCGCCAATGGATACGTTTTCGTCCCAAGCGGCCTTGTATTCCTGATACGGTATCTTCACGCGCTGCGTCTCCCAGCGGTCGTTGCGCCATATAGGCCTCTCTTCGTAGCGGTACTTCGTTACATATTCTTCCGGATGGTGTATCTTTCCGACGGCGCATTTTGTAACTGTGCACATCAGCACCGCGTCCACGTGGTCCGGCGCGAGGCTGTACGCTTTGTGCGCGAGCTGCGTCGGCGTCATCGGTTCCGGCTGTCCGCCGGTGATGAAGGCCGCCCGGTCTATGACCTCCTGCGGCGTCCGCATGACGAACGGAAAGCGTTCTTTCCTTTTCAGCGTAAAGTCCTGCCATTTCTGCTCAGCGGATTCGACGAGAAAAGCTTCGGATTCCGGAACTGCGATTTCGTAGCCTACCGGCATTACGAGCACGGTTTTGACGCTCGTTATCGGTATCTGCTTGTCCCTGAATTCGCTGACCATAGGCTTCGCGGATGCGGAAACGGCAAACGCCGTCAAGAACAGGGCCGCCGCGAGCGCCGTTATCTTCTTCACAGTCATCAACTCCCGTATGTTGTTTGGGCGCTATTATAATCTATAAAGCTCGCCTCTGCGCATTTCGAGCGTCTTTATGAAGCGCCTCGCCTCTTCCGCTTTCTGCGGATCTATTTCTACGAAGGCCCCGAACGGAGCTTCGCCCGCCTCGCAGAGAGCCGCGCCCCACGGGTCTATGACGGCCGAGTATCCCGGGAAGCTGTCGGCGGGCGTGTCGCCTACGCGGTTGCAGGCGGCTATGTACATCATGTTCTCGACGGCCCGCGCGCGCAGAAGAAGGCGCCAATGCTCTATGCGCGGGCGCGGCCACTCCGCGGAGATGAAAAACACCTGAGCGCCGGCGAGCGCCCCCATTCGGAACCATTCGCAGAAACGAAGGTCGTAGCATATCGCGAGCGCGCATTTTGCGCCGCCTATCTCGAATGTGCGGAACTCCGAGCCGCTTCGGAGATATTTGTCCTCTTCCATCATCGGCACGAGGTGCGCCTTGTCGTAGTGCGTCACGTATTCCCCGAGCGGATTCACGACGAGCGCGCGGTTCACGGCCCCGGCGTCCGTCATGGCGAGCACGGAGCCGCCCGCGAACCACACGCCGTATTCGCGCGCGAGCCGCGAAAGAAAGCCTGCCGCGCGCTCAGCGTCCTTGTCGGCGTATTTTCCGGCCTCGTCTATAACGTAGCCGACGTCGAACAGTTCGGGCAGCACGACAGCCGTCTCTGTCTCCGACGGCGTCCAGTATTTTTTCATCCACTCCTCGGCCGCAGCGAAATTGGCCTCGCGGTCTCCGGGCTTTACGTCTAGCTGAGCAAGTCCTATTCTGAGCATGGAATGTCCCCTTTCTCCGGCTTCTCTTGGATAATTGTATAATTTTGCGGCACGGCGCAAAAGCTTTGCGTAAAATGTTTTGACAAAGCGGCGCGCCCGGGATATAATTCTCTCGCATGACTCAAGACAGCAGGCGCCTTTGTGCTTAATTTCCTGCCGAGGTCTCGCGAAGGATAAATTATGTCCATACGACTATTTTATGGCTTCCGGGCGCTTGAGTTCGGAGGCCGTTTTTTATATCCGCTCCGGCGGCTGTGCGGCATTCCGATCCAACTTATTTTGCAGGAGGTGAAATCGAAAATGCCGACACAGGCCAAACGTGAACACATCGATATGCTCTGCGAGGCTCTCAACAAGAGCGACGCCGTGATCATCGTCGAGTACCGCGGGCTGACCGTCAAAAAGATCAGCGAGGTCCGCAGGCTCATCCGCAAGGCGGGCGGCGAGATGAAGGTCAGCAAGAACACCCTCATGCGCATCGCTCTGAAGGAGTGCGGGATGATCCAGGCCCCCGAGTACGACTGCGGCCCGAACGGGTACGTCATTTCCTACGGCGACGCGGCGGCCGTCGCAAAGGCGGTTCGCGACTTCGCGAAGGAGAAGGGCAACGAAGCCCTCGTCGTAAAGGGCGCCATCCTCGGCGGACAGCAGCTTCTCAA
The window above is part of the Cloacibacillus sp. An23 genome. Proteins encoded here:
- a CDS encoding carbon-nitrogen family hydrolase; its protein translation is MLRIGLAQLDVKPGDREANFAAAEEWMKKYWTPSETETAVVLPELFDVGYVIDEAGKYADKDAERAAGFLSRLAREYGVWFAGGSVLAMTDAGAVNRALVVNPLGEYVTHYDKAHLVPMMEEDKYLRSGSEFRTFEIGGAKCALAICYDLRFCEWFRMGALAGAQVFFISAEWPRPRIEHWRLLLRARAVENMMYIAACNRVGDTPADSFPGYSAVIDPWGAALCEAGEAPFGAFVEIDPQKAEEARRFIKTLEMRRGELYRL
- the rplJ gene encoding 50S ribosomal protein L10: MPTQAKREHIDMLCEALNKSDAVIIVEYRGLTVKKISEVRRLIRKAGGEMKVSKNTLMRIALKECGMIQAPEYDCGPNGYVISYGDAAAVAKAVRDFAKEKGNEALVVKGAILGGQQLLNQQQVFALADLPSKEQLLAQVVGTIAAPLRGLVTVLSGPQRNFVTVLSQIKDKKEETAA